One window of the [Limnothrix rosea] IAM M-220 genome contains the following:
- a CDS encoding LCP family protein, which translates to MTQGQEVNKEEGNGKPSVKLPGIQRQSVSGVTKKLPVILKGFLWGTGFMGTTLLSAAVGTWLALYTPLSRIVLPFLPSLESLKQDGLQQLGSYSLGRPVNILVMGIDRVEGTEGSEMFDGRSDTMLLVRFDPTLGNQQVNMLSIPRDTQVIIPEQGLAKINDANVYGGGELAAQVVSETLNDVPVDRFVRLTTDTFKDLVDAVGGVNVFVPQDMKYRDETQDLDIDLEQGWQVLDGDQAEQFARFRGDQYGDIGRVQRQQVLLKALREKIQSPTIIPRLPNLISLIQENIDTNLSWEEMLALMNFSRQLEQDDLNMVMLPGRFSDSGEYNRSYWIIANQEKHKVMQDFFGVEPPLQVLGDGNSTAIAPQRLRIAIQNATGENGMAGEMSRYLSQEDFTNTYLARDYPDLLDQTLIIAQRGDFAAANLLREAIGMGRVESSSVGEIESDITIRVGRDWLQRENAE; encoded by the coding sequence ATGACTCAAGGGCAGGAAGTAAACAAGGAAGAAGGGAACGGCAAACCCTCGGTCAAGCTTCCTGGTATCCAGAGGCAGTCTGTATCTGGCGTGACAAAAAAGTTGCCAGTGATTCTAAAGGGTTTTCTTTGGGGTACTGGTTTTATGGGAACGACGTTGCTTTCGGCGGCTGTTGGTACTTGGCTGGCGCTTTACACACCTTTATCTCGGATCGTTTTACCTTTTTTGCCTTCCCTTGAAAGTCTTAAGCAGGATGGGTTACAGCAGCTTGGTAGTTATTCTTTAGGGCGACCTGTCAATATTTTGGTGATGGGTATTGATCGTGTTGAAGGCACTGAAGGGAGTGAAATGTTTGATGGACGTAGCGACACGATGTTGTTGGTACGGTTTGATCCAACATTAGGGAATCAGCAAGTGAATATGCTATCGATTCCGAGGGATACACAGGTGATTATTCCTGAGCAAGGTTTGGCGAAGATTAATGATGCGAATGTCTATGGTGGTGGTGAGCTTGCGGCTCAGGTGGTGAGTGAAACGCTTAATGATGTGCCGGTTGATCGCTTTGTTCGTTTAACGACGGATACGTTTAAGGATTTGGTTGATGCGGTTGGGGGGGTGAATGTGTTTGTGCCCCAGGATATGAAGTATAGGGATGAAACTCAGGATCTTGATATTGATTTGGAGCAGGGCTGGCAGGTTTTAGATGGGGATCAAGCGGAGCAGTTTGCGCGTTTTCGTGGTGATCAGTATGGTGATATTGGTCGGGTGCAGCGCCAACAGGTTTTATTAAAGGCGTTACGGGAAAAGATTCAGTCTCCAACGATTATTCCGCGTTTGCCGAATTTGATTAGTTTGATCCAGGAAAATATTGATACGAATTTAAGCTGGGAGGAGATGCTGGCGTTGATGAATTTCTCTCGTCAGCTGGAACAGGATGATCTGAATATGGTGATGTTGCCGGGTCGTTTTAGTGATTCTGGGGAATATAATCGCAGTTACTGGATTATTGCGAATCAGGAAAAGCATAAGGTAATGCAGGACTTTTTTGGGGTTGAGCCGCCTCTGCAGGTTTTGGGGGATGGCAACTCGACGGCGATCGCCCCCCAGAGATTACGGATTGCGATTCAAAATGCCACTGGTGAAAATGGTATGGCTGGTGAAATGTCGCGCTATTTATCGCAGGAAGATTTTACGAATACCTATCTAGCAAGAGACTATCCTGATTTACTTGACCAAACTCTAATCATTGCCCAGCGAGGGGATTTTGCGGCGGCAAATTTATTACGGGAGGCGATCGGTATGGGTCGGGTTGAATCTTCTTCTGTGGGCGAAATTGAGTCGGATATCACGATACGTGTCGGGCGGGATTGGCTCCAGCGGGAAAATGCTGAATAG
- a CDS encoding urease accessory protein UreD, whose protein sequence is MNRSTSWHGKVNLSYGSRDNQTVVRRCLTAAPFRVQRPFYPDGDHVCHTVLLHTAGGVVGGDRLSIDLALAENSHVFLTTAAANKIYRSNGEVAAQTGVINQAAGTILEYFPQELIVFDGADYRQSLRVNLAPGAVWCGSDIIRFGRTARGEKYHSGQWCNATEVWQEGELLWGDRQQLQGNPQLFSAWNGLNDQPIVGTLALVGLDIHEEKISQLREIAPPLKQGLGGITKLPKGLLCRYRGSSSTEVKRWFIAMLQAWRSLYSPHKFTTPRVWQTY, encoded by the coding sequence ATGAATAGATCAACTTCTTGGCACGGAAAAGTAAATTTAAGCTACGGTTCACGGGACAATCAAACGGTAGTACGTCGTTGCTTAACGGCTGCACCATTTCGGGTACAGCGACCGTTTTACCCAGATGGCGATCACGTTTGTCATACGGTTTTGCTTCATACTGCCGGGGGAGTCGTCGGTGGCGATCGCCTGTCTATAGATTTAGCTTTAGCAGAAAATAGTCATGTTTTCCTGACAACAGCGGCAGCAAACAAAATTTATCGCAGTAACGGCGAAGTTGCCGCACAAACCGGAGTAATCAACCAAGCCGCAGGCACAATTTTGGAATATTTTCCCCAAGAGCTCATCGTGTTTGACGGCGCAGATTACCGACAGTCATTGCGGGTAAATTTAGCACCGGGGGCGGTGTGGTGCGGTAGCGATATCATTCGCTTTGGGCGCACGGCGCGGGGAGAAAAATACCATTCTGGTCAATGGTGCAATGCTACGGAAGTTTGGCAAGAAGGCGAACTCCTCTGGGGCGATCGCCAACAGCTCCAAGGTAACCCACAATTATTTAGCGCATGGAATGGCCTCAACGACCAACCCATCGTGGGAACATTAGCTTTGGTCGGATTAGATATTCATGAAGAAAAAATCTCACAGCTCCGCGAAATAGCACCACCTCTAAAACAAGGATTAGGCGGCATCACAAAACTACCCAAAGGCTTACTCTGTCGCTACCGAGGCTCTTCTTCCACAGAAGTAAAACGCTGGTTTATTGCAATGCTACAGGCATGGCGATCGCTCTACTCCCCCCACAAATTCACCACTCCAAGAGTCTGGCAAACCTATTAA
- the moeB gene encoding molybdopterin-synthase adenylyltransferase MoeB codes for MLNPNLDTVELTKDDYERYSRHLILPEVGVDGQKRLKAASVLCIGSGGLGSPLLLYLAAAGIGRIGLVDFDVVDFSNLQRQIIHGTSWVGKPKIESAKNRILEINPFCQVDLHETRLSSENALDIIKDYDIVVDGTDNFPTRYLTNDACVLLDKPNVYGSIFRFEGQATVFNYEGGPNYRDLYPEPPPPGMVPSCAEGGVLGVLPGIIGTIQATETIKIILGKPSTLSGRLLLYDALGMKFRELKLRPNPVRPVIEKLIDYEQFCGIPQAQAAEAEQQDGMEEMTVTELKALLDSDADDYVLIDVRNPHEYEIASIPGATLIPLPEIETGDGVSQVKELVTDGKKLIAHCKMGGRSAQALTILQNTIGISGTNVKGGIRAWSEEVDSSVPTY; via the coding sequence ATGTTAAATCCTAATTTAGACACTGTAGAACTAACAAAGGATGACTACGAACGCTATTCGCGGCATTTGATTTTGCCAGAAGTGGGCGTAGATGGACAAAAACGGCTCAAAGCAGCCAGCGTCCTTTGTATTGGTAGTGGCGGTCTTGGTTCACCGCTATTGCTTTACCTTGCCGCCGCAGGTATTGGTCGAATTGGTCTGGTTGATTTCGATGTGGTCGATTTCTCCAATCTCCAGCGCCAAATTATTCACGGTACTTCGTGGGTTGGTAAGCCTAAAATTGAATCGGCGAAAAATCGCATTCTTGAGATTAATCCTTTTTGTCAGGTGGATCTCCATGAAACCCGGCTCAGCTCTGAAAATGCCCTAGACATTATTAAAGACTATGACATCGTTGTTGATGGTACGGATAATTTCCCCACGCGCTATTTGACCAATGACGCTTGCGTTTTATTGGACAAGCCCAATGTTTATGGTTCGATTTTCCGCTTTGAAGGTCAGGCGACAGTCTTCAACTATGAAGGCGGCCCCAACTATCGTGATCTTTATCCTGAACCACCACCACCGGGCATGGTTCCTTCCTGTGCGGAAGGTGGTGTTCTCGGTGTGCTACCGGGCATTATCGGCACAATTCAAGCAACGGAAACGATTAAAATCATTTTGGGTAAACCCAGCACATTGAGCGGTAGACTTTTGCTCTATGATGCGTTGGGTATGAAGTTTCGGGAGCTAAAGTTGCGCCCGAATCCTGTACGTCCTGTAATCGAAAAACTGATTGATTACGAACAATTTTGTGGTATTCCCCAAGCTCAAGCTGCGGAGGCTGAACAGCAAGACGGTATGGAAGAAATGACAGTAACGGAGCTTAAGGCTCTTCTTGATAGTGACGCGGATGATTATGTACTGATCGATGTGCGTAATCCCCATGAGTACGAAATCGCCAGTATTCCGGGGGCGACGTTAATTCCTCTGCCGGAAATTGAAACTGGTGATGGTGTTAGTCAAGTGAAGGAGTTGGTGACTGATGGTAAAAAGCTCATTGCCCATTGCAAGATGGGTGGTCGTTCTGCGCAGGCGCTAACGATTTTGCAAAATACGATTGGTATTTCTGGTACTAATGTTAAGGGTGGTATCCGTGCTTGGAGCGAAGAAGTGGATTCTTCGGTTCCTACTTACTAG